A genomic stretch from Helianthus annuus cultivar XRQ/B chromosome 1, HanXRQr2.0-SUNRISE, whole genome shotgun sequence includes:
- the LOC110894871 gene encoding uncharacterized protein LOC110894871 yields MEFVEANGRSGGLLSFWDPNVFRMMGVNKHKHYLLFKRHLLGNNQEINIINVYAPHRVAEKKVLWSSLREVIGAGSGQRVILGDFNAVRSSEERRNSGFNRASVADLNEFVALSGLVEYCMRGRSFTYLAPNSNKISKIDRILVCNRFFEAWPDACLRALPRLHSDHCPLILVTSRFNYGPKPFKFFNSWMGKEGFESVVETAAGSFVSRGGPADVNLTLKLKHIRNSIKSWIITESRKAKEDMLRDKEELENWTV; encoded by the coding sequence ATGGAATTTGTTGAGGCTAATGGTAGATCAGGAGGGTTGTTAAGTTTCTGGGACCCGAATGTTTTCCGGATGATGGGGGTTAATAAGCACAAACATTATCTCTTGTTTAAGAGGCATTTGTTAGGTAACAATCAAGAGATTAATATTATCAACGTTTATGCTCCTCATAGGGTTGCGGAGAAAAAAGTTTTATGGTCCAGCCTTAGGGAGGTCATCGGTGCAGGGTCAGGGCAACGGGTTATTCTTGGGGATTTTAACGCGGTTAGAAGCTCGGAAGAGAGGAGGAATTCTGGGTTTAATAGAGCTAGTGTAGCCGATTTAAATGAGTTCGTGGCTTTGTCTGGCTTGGTTGAGTATTGTATGAGGGGCCGCAGTTTTACATACCTTGCACCTAATTCCAACAAAATTAGCAAGATCGATCGGATTCTAGTTTGTAACCGATTCTTTGAGGCTTGGCCAGATGCGTGCTTAAGGGCGTTACCCCGTTTACATTCCGATCATTGCCCGTTAATTTTGGTAACTAGTCGGTTTAATTACGGGCCTAAGCCTTTCAAGTTCTTCAACTCTTGGATGGGGAAGGAAGGTTTTGAAAGTGTGGTGGAGACGGCGGCTGGGTCTTTCGTTAGCAGGGGAGGTCCGGCTGACGTGAATCTTACTTTGAAACTCAAGCATATCAGGAATAGTATCAAAAGCTGGATTATTACCGAGTCGAGAAAAGCCaaggaagatatgcttcgggataaggaAGAACTTGAAAATTGGACAGTCTGA
- the LOC110894726 gene encoding uncharacterized protein LOC110894726 has translation MDCILCGEAIESVDHLFSACKMAALVWNKLSEWAKIPPIFAFSFRDLVSIHNGDGVVRKAKDIVRGLIMVVYWCIWKAKNANFFSNGKGCSEEIFGEVKALGFLWLKCRSKHKNIVWRDWCISPLYML, from the coding sequence ATGGATTGCATCTTGTGTGGTGAGGCGATAGAGTCGGTGGACCACCTTTTTTCAGCATGCAAAATGGCGGCTTTAGTCTGGAATAAACTTAGCGAGTGGGCCAAGATTCCGCCCATCTTTGCCTTCTCGTTTAGAGATCTTGTCTCTATTCATAACGGCGATGGGGTGGTTCGGAAAGCCAAGGATATCGTTCGGGGTCTTATTATGGTAGTCTATTGGTGTATCTGGAAAGCTAAGAATGCAAATTTTTTCTCTAACGGAAAAGGTTGCAGTGAAGAAATTTTTGGGGAGGTGAAAGCTTTAGGTTTTCTTTGGCTAAAGTGTAGATCCAAACATAAGAATATTGTTTGGAGAGATTGGTGTATTTCCCCTTTGTATATGTTGTAG
- the LOC110867195 gene encoding DNA-directed RNA polymerases I and III subunit rpac1, which produces MPKVPLWDLPELPQNQLPLHLQLQKTRVSCNNDAPTNTENVTYSGAYAALGVDNSLRLDEFRNNFKVKVIKLNEEDMEFDLIGIDASIANAFRRILISELPTMAIEKVLVANSSSVVQDEVLAHRLGLIPIKVDPRLFDYMSENDVPNEKNSIVFKLHVKCERKSGERLTVYSHDLEWLPSGSEYVLPTENSSESKPKTYTSFTSSQVSLPEFANNPITVTPGIIISKLAPGQEIELEAHAVKGVGKTHAKWSPVATAWYRMLPEVVLLQDIEDEDAQKLVNKCPVNVFDIEDMGKGVKRATVARPRACTLCRECIREPGWEEKVALRRVKDHFIFTIESTGALPPEVLFTEAVKILEDKCESVITELS; this is translated from the exons ATGCCGAAAGTTCCGCTTTGGGATCTGCCTGAACTGCCCCAAAATCAGCTTCCTCTTCACCTTCAACTCCAGAAAACTCGCGTCTCCTGCAACAACGATGCTCCAACTAAT ACAGAGAATGTTACTTACTCCGGTGCGTATGCAGCACTGGGAGTTGATAACAGCTTAAGGTTGGATGAATTTAGGAACAACTTTAAAGTCAAAGTGATTAAGCTCAATGAAGAAGATATGGAGTTTGATTTGATCGGAATCGATGCTTCGATTGCGAATGCTTTTAGAAGAATCCTCATATCTGAG TTGCCTACTATGGCTATTGAGAAAGTTCTTGTTGCAAACAGTTCATCAGTGGTACAAGACGAAGTACTTGCCCACCGATTGGGTCTCATTCCGATAAAAGTCGATCCAAGACTGTTCGATTATATGTCAG AAAATGATGTCCCGAACGAGAAAAACAGCATTGTTTTCAAACTCCATGTCAAGTGTGAGCGAAAATCCGGTGAACGCCTCACAG TGTACTCTCATGATCTCGAGTGGTTACCGTCTGGCAGTGAATATGTTTTGCCCACTGAAAATTCTTCAGAATCGAAACCGAAAACATACACGTCATTTACTTCTAGCCAAGTCTCTTTGCCAGAATTTGCAAATAATCCTATCACTGTCACTCCTGGTATCATTATATCAAAACTTGCGCCTGGGcag GAAATTGAGCTAGAAGCGCATGCTGTTAAAGGTGTCGGTAAAACACATGCTAAGTGGTCTCCAGTTGCCACTGCGTGGTACAGAATGCTCCCTGAG gtTGTATTGCTGCAAGATATCGAGGACGAGGATGCCCAAAAACTTGTAAACAAATGTCCTGTTAACGTGTTTGACATTGAAGATATGGGCAAAG GTGTGAAGAGGGCAACTGTGGCTAGACCGAGAGCCTGTACCCTGTGTCGGGAATGCATTAGAGAGCCTGGATGGGAGGAAAAGGTGGCATTAAGACGCGTGAAGGATCATTTTATCT TCACTATTGAATCAACTGGAGCATTGCCACCCGAGGTGTTATTTACTGAAGCTGTCAAGATTTTAGAAGACAAGTGTGAAAGTGTTATAACCGAGCTCTCATAG
- the LOC110867185 gene encoding basic transcription factor 3 has protein sequence MNVEKLQKMAGAVRTGGKGSVRRKKKAVHKTTSTDDKRLQSTLKRLGVNQIAQIEEFNIYKDDKVIHFLNPKVQASIPANTWVVSGTPQIKNAAEIQQPDITQMLSQLGPENLKMLAEQYQKQAAEAGNPAMATIQEDDDDVPELVPGETFEAAAEEGPKPETAAEEGLKPEAAAAAEEGQKS, from the exons ATGAATGTTGAAAAGCTACAGAAGATGGCTGGTGCTGTTCGCACTGGTGGAAAGGGTAGCGttagaag AAAGAAGAAGGCCGTGCATAAAACGACTTCAACTGATGACAAAAGGCTACAAAGCACTTTAAAACGCCTCGGAGTAAACCAAATCGCTCAAATCGAGGAATTCAACATTTATAAGGATGATAAAGTTATCCATTTCTTGAACCCGAAAG TTCAAGCTTCTATTCCTGCTAACACTTGGGTTGTTAGTGGTACTCCCCAAATAAAAA ATGCTGCAGAAATTCAACAACCAGACATCACTCAAATGCTCAGCCAGTTGG GGCCTGAGAATTTGAAAATGTTAGCTGAACAATATCAGAAGCAGGCAGCTGAAGCTGGCAACCCTGCTATGGCAACAatacaagaagatgatgatgacgtTCCTGAACTTGTGCCGGGTGAAACTTTTGAAGCTGCGGCTGAGGAAGGACCCAAACCCGAAACTGCTGCTGAGGAAGGATTGAAACCCGAAgcagctgctgctgctgaggaaGGACAGAAATCCTAG